Proteins from a single region of Pungitius pungitius chromosome 4, fPunPun2.1, whole genome shotgun sequence:
- the ccnb2 gene encoding G2/mitotic-specific cyclin-B2 isoform X2, with amino-acid sequence MSSYEVRPVLPAAENPVKMSKATAGARRAALGEITNFTGAAAYTKRAGPSKASAKPVQKDKPVARPVVQDAAPAPAPPVSEESADVSMKEAEELCQAFSEVLLTVQDVDEQDSELPQLCSEYVKDIYKYLHVLEVQQAVRADYMQGYEISGRMRALLVDWLVQVHSRFQLLQETLYLTVAVLDRFLQVQPVSRRKLQLVGVTAMLVACKYEEMYAPEVGDFAYITDNAFTKAQVLEMEQLVLRTLNFELGRPLPLHFLRRASKVAGSDIERHTLAKYLMELTLLDYDMVHYRPSEIAAASLCLSQLLLEELPWSPTQQHYSTYDADHLKPIMQHIAQNIVMVDEGKTKFQAVKNKYSSSKLMKVALIPQLKSSLVKTMASSLTKDP; translated from the exons ATGTCTTCCTATGAAGTTCGTCCCGTG CTTCCGGCCGCAGAGAACCCAGTGAAGATGAGCAAAGCCACAGCTGGAGCGAGGAGAGCTGCTCTCGGAGAGATCACCAACTTCACCGGAGCAGCGGCCTACACGAAG AGGGCCGGACCGTCCAAAGCATCAGCCAAACCCGTCCAGAAGGACAAACCTGTGGCGCGTCCAGTAGTCCAGGACGCCGCCCCTGCCCCTGCCCCCCCGGTCTCTGAGGAGTCGGCCGACGTGTCCAtgaaggaggcggaggagctGTGCCAAGCTTTCTCCGAGGTGCTGCTCACCGTGCAGGACGTCGACGAGCAGGATTCCGAACTGCCGCAGCTCTGCTCCGAATACGTCAAAGATATCTACAAGTATCTGCATGTCCTGGAG GTGCAGCAGGCCGTTCGCGCCGACTACATGCAGGGCTACGAGATCTCTGGACGCATGCGAGCGCTTCTGGTGGACTGGCTGGTCCAGGTCCACTCCAggttccagctgctgcaggagacgCTGTACCTCACCGTCGCTGTCCTGGATCGTTTTCTCCAA GTCCAGCCGGTCTCTCGCCGAAAGCTGCAGCTGGTCGGCGTCACCGCCATGCTGGTGGCCTGCAAGTACGAGGAGATGTACGCCCCGGAGGTCGGGGACTTCGCCTACATCACGGACAACGCCTTCACCAAGGCCCAGGTCCTGGAGATGGAGCAGCTGGTCCTGAGGACCCTCAACTTTGAGCTGGGCCGCCCCCTGCCGCTGCACTTCCTGCGTCGGGCCTCCAAGGTGGCCGGG TCGGACATCGAGAGACACACGCTGGCCAAGTACCTGATGGAGCTGACGCTGCTGGACTACGACATGGTCCACTACCGGCCCTCTGAGATCGCCGCCGCCTCGCTGTGCctctcccagctgctgctggaggagctgccgTGG TCTCCCACACAGCAGCACTACTCCACCTATGACGCAGACCACCTGAAGCCAATCATGCAGCACATCGCCCAAAATATTGTGATGGTGGATGAGGGGAAAACCAAATTCCAG GCCGTGAAGAACAAGTACTCGAGCAGCAAGCTGATGAAGGTCGCCCTCATCCCGCAGCTGAAGTCGTCCCTCGTGAAGACGATGGCGTCGTCTCTGACCAAAGACCCCTGA
- the ccnb2 gene encoding G2/mitotic-specific cyclin-B2 isoform X1: protein MSSYEVRPVQLPAAENPVKMSKATAGARRAALGEITNFTGAAAYTKRAGPSKASAKPVQKDKPVARPVVQDAAPAPAPPVSEESADVSMKEAEELCQAFSEVLLTVQDVDEQDSELPQLCSEYVKDIYKYLHVLEVQQAVRADYMQGYEISGRMRALLVDWLVQVHSRFQLLQETLYLTVAVLDRFLQVQPVSRRKLQLVGVTAMLVACKYEEMYAPEVGDFAYITDNAFTKAQVLEMEQLVLRTLNFELGRPLPLHFLRRASKVAGSDIERHTLAKYLMELTLLDYDMVHYRPSEIAAASLCLSQLLLEELPWSPTQQHYSTYDADHLKPIMQHIAQNIVMVDEGKTKFQAVKNKYSSSKLMKVALIPQLKSSLVKTMASSLTKDP from the exons ATGTCTTCCTATGAAGTTCGTCCCGTG cAGCTTCCGGCCGCAGAGAACCCAGTGAAGATGAGCAAAGCCACAGCTGGAGCGAGGAGAGCTGCTCTCGGAGAGATCACCAACTTCACCGGAGCAGCGGCCTACACGAAG AGGGCCGGACCGTCCAAAGCATCAGCCAAACCCGTCCAGAAGGACAAACCTGTGGCGCGTCCAGTAGTCCAGGACGCCGCCCCTGCCCCTGCCCCCCCGGTCTCTGAGGAGTCGGCCGACGTGTCCAtgaaggaggcggaggagctGTGCCAAGCTTTCTCCGAGGTGCTGCTCACCGTGCAGGACGTCGACGAGCAGGATTCCGAACTGCCGCAGCTCTGCTCCGAATACGTCAAAGATATCTACAAGTATCTGCATGTCCTGGAG GTGCAGCAGGCCGTTCGCGCCGACTACATGCAGGGCTACGAGATCTCTGGACGCATGCGAGCGCTTCTGGTGGACTGGCTGGTCCAGGTCCACTCCAggttccagctgctgcaggagacgCTGTACCTCACCGTCGCTGTCCTGGATCGTTTTCTCCAA GTCCAGCCGGTCTCTCGCCGAAAGCTGCAGCTGGTCGGCGTCACCGCCATGCTGGTGGCCTGCAAGTACGAGGAGATGTACGCCCCGGAGGTCGGGGACTTCGCCTACATCACGGACAACGCCTTCACCAAGGCCCAGGTCCTGGAGATGGAGCAGCTGGTCCTGAGGACCCTCAACTTTGAGCTGGGCCGCCCCCTGCCGCTGCACTTCCTGCGTCGGGCCTCCAAGGTGGCCGGG TCGGACATCGAGAGACACACGCTGGCCAAGTACCTGATGGAGCTGACGCTGCTGGACTACGACATGGTCCACTACCGGCCCTCTGAGATCGCCGCCGCCTCGCTGTGCctctcccagctgctgctggaggagctgccgTGG TCTCCCACACAGCAGCACTACTCCACCTATGACGCAGACCACCTGAAGCCAATCATGCAGCACATCGCCCAAAATATTGTGATGGTGGATGAGGGGAAAACCAAATTCCAG GCCGTGAAGAACAAGTACTCGAGCAGCAAGCTGATGAAGGTCGCCCTCATCCCGCAGCTGAAGTCGTCCCTCGTGAAGACGATGGCGTCGTCTCTGACCAAAGACCCCTGA